The Natronogracilivirga saccharolytica genome includes a window with the following:
- a CDS encoding P-II family nitrogen regulator, which translates to MKEIKALIRPEKFDEVNRELRKEGFCCMTVFKGEGTGRHSDSEKAAPTLEFPVLHSHVVKIEIMVDDKEADRICSIIQESGSTGRKGDGIITITELSRIISIRTGEKGAGAL; encoded by the coding sequence ATGAAAGAAATCAAAGCTTTAATACGACCGGAAAAGTTTGATGAAGTAAACCGGGAGCTGCGCAAAGAAGGTTTTTGCTGTATGACCGTGTTTAAAGGAGAAGGCACCGGCAGGCACAGTGATAGCGAAAAAGCCGCTCCAACCCTGGAGTTTCCTGTGCTGCATTCACATGTGGTGAAAATTGAAATCATGGTGGATGACAAGGAAGCAGACCGTATATGTTCCATCATTCAGGAATCTGGCAGCACAGGCCGTAAAGGTGACGGCATTATTACCATAACCGAATTGAGCCGGATTATCAGCATTCGAACCGGAGAAAAAGGTGCGGGTGCATTGTGA
- a CDS encoding efflux RND transporter periplasmic adaptor subunit codes for MKPTRNQIITGAGLVLAGLLLGWILFAGPADHDHEDNGHDHDHEMAEGEHDHSAENGEEVWTCSMHPSVREDGPGACPICGMDLIPASAEEHEDDYSMVMTESAVKLADIQTTSVVRGNPEREIRMPGRIKVDERRLVNITTQFPGRVIKTKVDFTGAPIRKGEPMASVYSPELIAAQRELLEAARKKESNPRLYESARQKFRFWEFTDNQIDNIISHGEVQRELEILSPADGFVMSRNIADEEHFAEGSVIFEVANLDHLWVVLEAYEEDLDWISTGDEIRFSTRGNPGNSHTATVSYIDPVIDSRKRTAGVRADIENNDMRLKPEMLVSGTVKSVMEEEKLMVPASSVLWTGPRSLVYVKDTGADTPRFEAREVDLGLRSGDHFVIEDGVEEGEQVVFHGAFRVDSEFQLADRFSMMNREPGTGAVPAHDHGDMDMDDHDDPAMDHDDHAEPDDEPHEHGEAIDGATDDFREDFAAVLEYYLQGKEALTTSDFDGARQAFERTAEELEAVGLHRMEGDAHMRWMDQYEAIDGHLDHILEAGDIEELRQGFAQLSHVLIEVVRNYEIPGVHYHQYCPMVDEDWLSSEEEIANPYDPDMLRCGEVIERIEF; via the coding sequence ATGAAACCAACAAGAAATCAAATAATTACCGGAGCCGGACTGGTCCTGGCGGGTCTGCTGCTCGGCTGGATACTCTTCGCGGGACCGGCAGATCACGATCATGAAGACAACGGGCATGACCATGATCACGAAATGGCCGAAGGCGAACACGATCACTCAGCAGAGAACGGCGAGGAGGTGTGGACCTGCTCCATGCACCCGTCGGTCCGGGAAGACGGGCCGGGAGCTTGCCCCATCTGCGGGATGGACCTGATTCCGGCTTCTGCCGAAGAACATGAAGACGATTACTCGATGGTAATGACCGAATCGGCTGTGAAACTGGCGGATATTCAGACCACATCTGTTGTTCGCGGCAATCCGGAGCGGGAAATCCGTATGCCGGGCCGCATCAAGGTGGATGAGCGCCGTCTGGTCAATATAACGACACAGTTTCCGGGCAGAGTCATTAAAACCAAAGTGGATTTCACCGGGGCGCCGATTCGCAAAGGCGAGCCGATGGCTTCGGTCTATTCTCCGGAGCTGATTGCTGCCCAGCGGGAATTGCTGGAAGCCGCCCGGAAAAAGGAGAGCAATCCCCGGCTGTACGAGTCGGCCCGTCAAAAATTCCGGTTCTGGGAGTTTACCGACAATCAGATTGATAACATCATCTCGCATGGTGAAGTGCAGCGCGAGCTGGAAATACTCTCTCCGGCAGACGGATTTGTGATGTCACGTAATATTGCGGATGAAGAGCACTTCGCGGAGGGATCGGTGATTTTTGAAGTGGCCAACCTGGATCATCTCTGGGTGGTGCTGGAGGCTTATGAAGAAGATCTTGACTGGATATCGACCGGCGATGAGATCAGGTTTTCAACCCGCGGTAATCCGGGCAACAGCCATACGGCAACGGTAAGTTATATCGATCCGGTAATCGATTCCCGCAAACGAACCGCGGGCGTCCGCGCTGACATTGAAAACAATGATATGCGCCTGAAACCGGAAATGCTGGTCAGCGGTACAGTCAAATCCGTTATGGAAGAGGAAAAACTTATGGTTCCGGCTTCATCGGTTCTCTGGACCGGTCCGCGGTCGCTGGTCTATGTGAAAGACACCGGTGCCGACACACCGCGATTTGAAGCGCGGGAAGTGGACCTCGGATTGCGCAGCGGCGACCATTTTGTGATTGAGGACGGTGTCGAAGAGGGCGAGCAGGTGGTCTTCCATGGCGCCTTCCGTGTGGACAGTGAATTCCAGCTGGCCGACCGCTTCAGTATGATGAACCGGGAGCCGGGTACCGGTGCGGTTCCGGCGCACGATCACGGTGACATGGACATGGACGACCATGATGATCCGGCAATGGATCATGATGACCACGCCGAGCCTGACGACGAGCCGCACGAGCACGGTGAGGCAATTGACGGAGCCACCGATGATTTCCGTGAAGATTTTGCCGCTGTTCTGGAATACTATCTGCAAGGCAAAGAGGCACTGACAACTTCCGATTTCGACGGTGCGCGCCAGGCTTTTGAGCGAACAGCCGAAGAACTTGAGGCCGTCGGACTGCACCGGATGGAAGGGGACGCACACATGCGGTGGATGGATCAGTACGAGGCCATTGACGGGCATCTGGATCACATTCTGGAGGCCGGTGATATCGAAGAACTGCGCCAGGGATTTGCACAGCTTTCCCATGTACTAATCGAGGTGGTCCGCAATTACGAAATCCCCGGTGTGCACTATCATCAATACTGCCCCATGGTGGATGAAGACTGGCTCAGCAGCGAAGAGGAAATCGCGAACCCCTATGATCCGGATATGCTGCGCTGCGGCGAGGTGATTGAACGGATCGAATTTTGA
- a CDS encoding DUF2231 domain-containing protein, which yields MTPDWIPNIHPFIVHFPIALLVVAVLCDVIRVFLKDQSWLHKMVLALYAAGTVGLIASFLSGRQAVETVTVTGDAIPVVTAHEDWALYTLFFYFAFTLLRGWTWWKNLEVKKPALIGLVLLAFAGTGMLWYTGELGAKLVYKHGVAVGEIDRLEQQIEKLRQDLARFREDAAPEQHDDGSWTWRIGPGADHALTEYFTVEGSEPERAELSQTDGQYHLQLEAGDESSFLLFGDAIRNVDGRIELNTEEFNGEFALIHHFQDTENYQYLRLVDSELIQGQILNGSDNSLGSGDVDTTDWFTLRVTASGRHFYGYHNGQTVVHTHADEMEPGKTGILIRGEGTVGMRLLEFNSVE from the coding sequence ATGACTCCCGACTGGATTCCCAATATTCATCCCTTTATTGTCCACTTTCCTATCGCCCTGCTGGTTGTGGCGGTTTTATGTGATGTGATCCGGGTCTTTTTGAAAGATCAGTCCTGGCTTCACAAAATGGTGCTTGCACTCTATGCAGCCGGTACCGTCGGATTGATCGCTTCGTTTTTATCCGGCCGGCAGGCTGTTGAGACAGTCACTGTAACAGGAGATGCGATCCCGGTCGTCACAGCTCACGAAGACTGGGCGCTATACACCCTGTTTTTTTACTTCGCCTTTACGCTTCTGCGGGGCTGGACCTGGTGGAAAAATCTTGAAGTAAAAAAGCCTGCATTAATCGGCCTGGTACTATTGGCTTTTGCCGGTACGGGGATGCTGTGGTATACTGGCGAACTGGGAGCCAAGCTCGTATATAAACACGGTGTGGCGGTCGGCGAAATTGACCGGCTGGAACAGCAAATTGAAAAACTCCGGCAAGATCTGGCAAGATTTCGTGAAGATGCGGCTCCTGAGCAGCATGATGACGGATCGTGGACCTGGAGAATCGGACCGGGAGCCGATCACGCGCTGACGGAATACTTCACTGTGGAAGGATCAGAACCTGAAAGAGCAGAACTGTCTCAGACTGACGGACAATATCACCTGCAACTGGAAGCCGGGGATGAATCTTCATTTCTCCTGTTCGGCGATGCAATCCGGAATGTCGACGGCCGCATCGAACTGAACACAGAGGAGTTCAACGGTGAGTTTGCACTGATCCATCATTTCCAGGATACGGAGAATTATCAGTATCTGAGGCTTGTGGATTCGGAACTTATCCAGGGACAGATCCTGAACGGGTCCGATAATTCACTGGGTTCCGGCGATGTGGACACAACGGACTGGTTTACACTCCGGGTAACGGCAAGCGGACGCCATTTTTACGGATACCATAACGGTCAGACCGTTGTCCATACCCATGCCGATGAGATGGAGCCGGGTAAGACGGGAATTCTGATTCGTGGTGAAGGAACCGTGGGCATGAGGTTGCTTGAGTTCAATTCGGTAGAGTGA
- a CDS encoding efflux RND transporter permease subunit, with protein sequence MTSRIIRFFLENKLIALLLFLALAGWGIATAPFDWDIDLIPRDPVPVDAIPDIGDNQQIIFSEWSGRSPQDIEDQITYPLTTQLLGIPGVRTIRSNSMFGFSSINIIFEDDVEFYWSRARILEKLNALPGDLLPDGVQPALGPDATALGQIFWYTLEGHDADGNPTGGWDPQELRSIQDFQVRYALSAVEGVAEVASIGGFVKEYQVDIDPDAMREAGVTVSDIADAVRSSNLDIGARTIEMNRAEYVVRGLGYIQSLEDLEESVVAVQDNTPIRIKDVAHVGMGPAQRRGALDKAGADAVGGVVVARYGENPLEVIQNVKEEIETIAPGLPSKELDDGTVSQVEIVPFYDRTGLIYETLGTLEEALSLQILITIIVIIIMVMHLRTSLIISLLLPLAVLMSFIMMKYVGVDANVVALAGIAISIGTVVDMGIILTENMLRHIEEKDPEENMLETIYRAVSEVSPAVITALMTTIVSFLPVFMLEAQEGRLFGPLAFTKTFILIAALVIVITLIPAFSHWLFSRRIDSRKWRIIWNSIMIAGGVIVAFAYLAWAGIALIALGANNLAGIWREEYRPWAPWVNNGIIFLAVAWLLAGNWLPLGPENPVSVSLLFILLMVGVIFGLFWLFMRYYERILDWSLRRKTAFLTIPLLILLFGAMSWQGFDTTFRFVAKGWNVIGVEIEETRVWSAADERFPGLGQEFMPTLDEGSFLLMPTTMPHAGIEETLQMMREMDMRIASIPEVETVVGKIGRVESALDPAPISMFENVIMYKSEYKTDERGRRVRYKVENGAFVRDDAGELIPDRRGRYYRQWRDHIHDQDDIWTEILHAGDLPGVTSAPKLQPIETRLIMLQTGMRANMGVRVSGPDLETIDEFATSLEPVLRQVEGVRPASVFADRVVGKPYLEIAIDRQEIARHGLTIRNVQEVISTAIGGQMLGMTVEGRERYPLRARYAREYRDNPDAMKRILIPAPDGSQIPLGQLAEIRFETGPMNIRSENTFLNAYVTFDAQPGEAPVDVVNRAQDQIDRQISEGNLSVPDGISYVFEGEFQNQKRAAERLSVVLPITLLIIFLIIYFQFRSSPVTMIVFSGIILVWAGGFVLLWLYGQDWFFNFSVMGTELREFFQMGTINMSVAVWVGFLALFGIAVDNGVVMATYLEQLFERKKPGDREAVYATAIQAGMRRVRPCLMTTGTTLLALMPILTSPGKGSEIMIPMAIPIFGGMLIQVLSLLLVPLLYALWKETTLTFNHESKTDHD encoded by the coding sequence ATGACATCCCGAATTATTCGATTTTTTCTCGAAAACAAACTGATTGCCCTGCTGCTGTTTCTGGCTCTGGCAGGCTGGGGCATCGCCACCGCACCCTTCGACTGGGATATCGACCTGATTCCGCGCGATCCGGTACCGGTGGATGCCATCCCGGATATCGGCGATAATCAGCAGATTATCTTCAGCGAGTGGTCCGGACGCTCGCCGCAGGATATCGAGGATCAGATCACCTATCCGCTCACCACTCAGCTGCTCGGCATCCCGGGTGTCCGCACCATCCGCAGCAACTCCATGTTCGGCTTCTCATCCATAAACATCATTTTTGAGGATGACGTCGAGTTTTACTGGAGCCGTGCGCGTATCCTCGAAAAACTCAACGCACTGCCCGGCGATCTGCTGCCTGATGGGGTCCAGCCGGCACTCGGTCCCGATGCCACCGCTCTCGGACAAATTTTCTGGTACACCCTGGAAGGCCACGATGCCGACGGCAACCCCACCGGCGGATGGGATCCGCAGGAGCTTCGCTCCATTCAGGACTTTCAGGTGCGATATGCGCTCTCGGCGGTCGAGGGTGTCGCCGAAGTGGCAAGCATCGGCGGATTCGTCAAAGAATATCAGGTGGACATCGATCCGGACGCCATGCGCGAGGCCGGTGTCACGGTGTCCGATATTGCCGATGCGGTTCGCAGCAGCAATCTGGATATCGGCGCCCGGACCATCGAAATGAACCGAGCCGAATATGTGGTCCGCGGCCTTGGCTACATCCAGTCACTGGAAGATCTGGAAGAGAGTGTGGTGGCTGTTCAGGACAACACGCCGATCCGCATAAAAGATGTGGCTCACGTCGGGATGGGTCCGGCACAGCGCCGCGGCGCCCTTGACAAGGCGGGCGCGGATGCGGTCGGCGGCGTGGTGGTGGCCCGGTACGGAGAAAACCCGCTTGAAGTTATTCAGAATGTAAAAGAGGAGATCGAAACCATCGCTCCCGGACTTCCGTCCAAAGAGCTGGACGACGGTACCGTTTCCCAGGTGGAAATTGTCCCGTTTTATGACCGCACCGGCCTCATTTACGAAACACTCGGCACGCTGGAGGAGGCCCTTTCGCTGCAGATCCTGATCACCATTATTGTGATCATCATCATGGTCATGCATCTGCGCACGTCGCTTATCATTTCGTTGCTGCTGCCACTGGCGGTGCTGATGAGCTTCATCATGATGAAATACGTCGGGGTGGATGCCAATGTGGTGGCACTGGCCGGTATTGCCATATCCATCGGGACGGTGGTCGATATGGGCATCATCCTCACCGAAAACATGCTCAGGCATATAGAAGAGAAAGATCCCGAAGAGAATATGCTGGAGACCATCTACCGGGCTGTCTCGGAGGTGAGTCCCGCCGTGATCACCGCGCTGATGACCACGATTGTCAGCTTTCTGCCGGTATTCATGCTGGAGGCTCAGGAGGGGCGCCTGTTCGGCCCGCTTGCCTTCACCAAAACCTTTATCCTGATCGCGGCACTGGTTATCGTCATCACGCTGATTCCGGCGTTCTCCCACTGGCTCTTTTCACGTCGCATCGACAGCAGGAAATGGCGCATCATCTGGAACAGCATCATGATTGCCGGTGGTGTGATTGTTGCCTTTGCGTATCTGGCCTGGGCCGGAATTGCCCTGATCGCCCTCGGCGCCAATAATCTGGCGGGAATCTGGCGCGAAGAGTACCGGCCGTGGGCACCGTGGGTCAACAACGGGATCATCTTTCTGGCCGTTGCCTGGCTGCTGGCCGGCAACTGGCTGCCGCTTGGACCCGAAAATCCGGTTTCGGTCAGCCTGCTCTTCATCCTGTTGATGGTTGGCGTCATTTTCGGCCTGTTCTGGCTTTTCATGAGATACTACGAACGTATTCTGGACTGGTCACTGAGGCGCAAAACCGCCTTTCTGACTATTCCCCTGCTGATCTTGCTTTTTGGGGCGATGAGTTGGCAGGGATTTGACACGACGTTCCGGTTTGTTGCAAAGGGCTGGAATGTGATCGGAGTGGAAATAGAAGAGACTCGTGTCTGGTCTGCCGCCGACGAGCGTTTTCCGGGTCTGGGTCAGGAGTTCATGCCGACTCTTGATGAAGGGTCGTTCCTCCTGATGCCTACCACCATGCCGCACGCTGGCATAGAAGAGACTCTTCAGATGATGCGCGAAATGGATATGAGGATCGCTTCCATCCCGGAAGTGGAAACCGTGGTCGGCAAGATCGGTCGTGTGGAATCGGCCCTGGATCCGGCGCCTATTTCCATGTTCGAAAATGTCATCATGTATAAAAGCGAGTACAAGACCGATGAGCGGGGCCGCCGGGTGCGCTATAAAGTGGAAAACGGTGCGTTTGTCCGGGATGATGCCGGCGAACTGATCCCCGATCGTCGAGGGCGTTACTACCGCCAATGGCGGGATCATATCCACGACCAGGACGATATCTGGACAGAGATCCTGCATGCGGGTGATCTGCCGGGGGTCACATCCGCCCCGAAACTGCAGCCGATCGAAACCCGGCTGATTATGCTGCAAACGGGCATGCGGGCCAATATGGGCGTGCGTGTCAGCGGACCGGATCTGGAGACGATCGACGAGTTCGCCACCAGTCTGGAGCCGGTGTTGCGCCAGGTGGAAGGCGTGCGTCCCGCTTCCGTATTCGCCGATCGGGTGGTAGGCAAGCCCTATTTGGAAATTGCCATCGACCGGCAGGAAATCGCCCGTCATGGCCTGACCATCCGCAATGTGCAGGAGGTCATCAGCACCGCTATTGGCGGACAGATGCTCGGGATGACCGTCGAAGGACGTGAGCGGTATCCGCTGCGCGCCAGATATGCCCGCGAGTACCGGGATAATCCGGATGCAATGAAACGGATTCTGATTCCGGCTCCGGACGGCTCCCAGATCCCGCTCGGGCAGCTGGCCGAGATCCGGTTTGAGACCGGCCCGATGAACATCCGCAGCGAGAACACCTTCCTCAACGCCTACGTCACCTTTGACGCTCAGCCCGGCGAGGCGCCTGTGGATGTGGTCAACCGTGCGCAGGACCAGATCGACCGGCAGATCAGCGAAGGCAACCTGAGTGTGCCCGACGGCATCAGCTATGTTTTTGAAGGAGAGTTTCAGAATCAGAAACGGGCGGCTGAACGACTGTCGGTCGTGCTGCCGATTACATTGCTGATCATCTTCCTGATCATCTACTTCCAGTTCCGCTCATCGCCGGTCACCATGATTGTGTTTTCCGGGATCATTCTGGTCTGGGCCGGCGGATTCGTCCTTCTCTGGCTGTACGGACAGGATTGGTTCTTCAACTTCTCTGTCATGGGCACGGAGTTGCGGGAGTTTTTCCAGATGGGAACCATCAATATGAGTGTGGCGGTCTGGGTCGGATTCCTGGCCCTGTTCGGCATTGCCGTGGACAACGGCGTGGTCATGGCCACCTATCTGGAGCAGCTGTTTGAGCGGAAAAAGCCGGGCGACAGGGAGGCGGTGTACGCAACGGCCATCCAGGCCGGCATGCGCAGGGTAAGGCCCTGTCTGATGACCACCGGCACGACTCTGCTTGCGCTGATGCCGATACTCACATCTCCCGGCAAGGGCTCCGAGATTATGATTCCTATGGCGATTCCCATTTTCGGCGGAATGCTCATCCAGGTACTTAGCCTGCTTCTGGTTCCGCTGCTCTACGCCTTATGGAAAGAAACAACGCTGACATTTAACCACGAAAGCAAAACAGACCATGACTGA
- a CDS encoding DUF3347 domain-containing protein: MKNVVITFSILFAGMLLVSQAEARSGQSHHAHLLHEAAYAGNDADEFGAEFGALMQDYFGLKEALVESDLEQAGSKSHAMGERLDEIGPHRLEGDEHMFWMNRFEDLAGEITAIHDAENLDDVREHFSSLSDQLVEIVSTLGTGDNVYHQYCPMAEAGWLSDEEEIRNPYKPETMLGCGRIEAKM, from the coding sequence ATGAAAAATGTAGTGATAACCTTTTCCATCCTTTTTGCGGGCATGTTGCTGGTCAGCCAGGCCGAAGCCCGGAGCGGGCAATCACATCATGCTCATCTTCTCCATGAAGCGGCATACGCCGGCAATGATGCAGATGAATTCGGGGCCGAATTCGGCGCCTTGATGCAGGACTATTTCGGTTTGAAAGAGGCGCTTGTGGAATCGGATCTGGAACAAGCCGGCAGCAAATCGCATGCAATGGGAGAACGGCTGGATGAAATCGGCCCGCACCGGCTGGAAGGTGATGAGCATATGTTCTGGATGAATCGCTTTGAAGATCTCGCCGGTGAAATAACTGCGATCCATGATGCCGAAAATCTGGATGATGTCCGTGAACATTTCAGTTCATTGTCCGATCAGCTGGTTGAAATCGTGAGCACACTTGGTACCGGCGACAACGTGTACCACCAGTATTGCCCGATGGCGGAAGCCGGATGGCTGAGTGACGAGGAGGAGATCCGCAACCCTTACAAACCGGAGACCATGCTGGGTTGCGGGCGAATTGAGGCAAAAATGTAA
- a CDS encoding TolC family protein, which yields MTDIHRNPNPAMSCGTARWLPVLSLAGLIILMTASSVPAQAPDRPEDQTRQESPYSGQERHPQLEEYLRIASEENPELRALWHRYLSEQEKIPQVGTLPDPEVNIGFDFNPMMSETVLGRFSISAMQMFPWFGTLESRREMQRAASEADLQSLNSRQLELFRDIQYAWFDLTELQQQIEIAEYTIELVRDLETLVEIRYETANTAQADLLRIQMEEQRLQTRISDLEDKRNPVKARFNALLNRAPDAEVQTDDEIASRTLPHTEEALKDRLIAQNPQFDQLDARERMLREQQNQARLDGRPSFGLGLEVMGRDFGPMSMSPDMNEGFVGMATIRVPIYRSRYSAQYRQASEQLRGLDYERVQTENTLLTGLEEALEQFRDSERSLKLLEDELIPRAEQAYEILGDEYAAGNVRFDEVLQMQRELLDLELERIETLVRQNKAVVSVESITEEASVSY from the coding sequence ATGACTGATATTCATAGAAATCCAAATCCTGCAATGTCGTGCGGAACGGCGCGGTGGCTGCCCGTGCTGTCACTGGCCGGTTTGATCATCCTGATGACCGCCTCATCCGTTCCGGCTCAGGCGCCGGACCGTCCGGAAGATCAGACCCGGCAGGAGTCCCCGTATTCCGGACAGGAGAGGCATCCGCAGCTCGAAGAGTATCTCCGCATCGCATCAGAGGAGAACCCGGAGCTGCGCGCCCTCTGGCACCGGTACCTGTCAGAGCAGGAGAAGATTCCCCAGGTGGGAACACTTCCCGATCCAGAAGTAAATATCGGGTTCGATTTCAACCCGATGATGTCGGAGACGGTGCTCGGTCGTTTTTCGATATCCGCAATGCAGATGTTTCCCTGGTTCGGGACCCTGGAATCGCGCCGGGAAATGCAGCGGGCCGCATCGGAGGCTGATCTTCAGAGCCTGAACAGCCGGCAGCTGGAGCTGTTTCGTGATATTCAGTATGCATGGTTCGATTTGACGGAACTGCAGCAGCAGATCGAAATCGCTGAATATACGATCGAACTGGTGCGTGATCTGGAAACGCTTGTGGAAATTCGTTACGAAACGGCGAACACCGCACAGGCCGACCTGCTTCGCATTCAGATGGAAGAGCAGCGTCTGCAGACCAGGATTTCTGATCTGGAAGATAAAAGGAATCCTGTCAAAGCCCGCTTTAACGCGCTGCTGAACCGGGCGCCCGATGCCGAAGTACAAACGGATGATGAGATTGCATCGCGCACGCTTCCCCATACCGAAGAAGCCCTGAAAGACCGGTTGATCGCGCAAAACCCTCAGTTCGACCAGCTCGATGCCCGGGAGCGCATGCTCCGGGAGCAGCAGAATCAGGCCAGGCTGGACGGACGGCCGAGTTTCGGTCTCGGACTGGAAGTAATGGGACGCGATTTCGGACCGATGTCGATGAGCCCCGACATGAACGAGGGTTTTGTCGGAATGGCGACCATACGGGTGCCGATATACAGATCGCGCTACAGCGCACAGTATCGCCAGGCCTCAGAGCAGCTTCGCGGACTGGATTATGAACGGGTGCAGACAGAAAACACCCTGCTGACCGGGCTTGAAGAAGCCCTTGAGCAGTTCCGGGATTCGGAGCGGTCGCTGAAACTGCTTGAGGACGAACTGATTCCCCGGGCCGAACAGGCATATGAGATTCTCGGTGATGAATACGCCGCCGGAAATGTCCGGTTCGATGAAGTGCTGCAGATGCAGCGGGAATTGCTGGATCTTGAGCTTGAACGCATCGAAACGCTGGTCCGGCAGAACAAGGCGGTCGTCTCGGTTGAAAGTATCACCGAAGAGGCTTCCGTGTCTTATTAA